The region GAAGGCGTAAGCAAGGAAAAGCCCCGCGTCATTGCCGAAAAAATCGGCGCCAACAAAAAAGAAGTTGACAAGGCTTGCTCCGAACTGGCCAAAGAAGGTAAAGTAGAATACCTTTACATCGGTACCTCTTACGTAACCCTGGCCGGCAAAGACCACACCCCCGGCAAACTGAAAGAAGAATAAACACTTACCCAAAGGGCGGCGCCAGCCGCCCTTTAGGCTGTAGACAAAGGTTGTAACACAAAGCGAGGCGGTTTTGTGATTCCTGCCGGTGCGCAGACCGGAGCCAAAGGGGGGCATAAACCGCCGGAAATGTTTGTCGACACTCTGAAGGGCGGTATGAGCCGCCCTTTTTGCATGGTGCCTGCTCCAAAGTTGTTAAGTTGCTTGTATTTGCCCGAATTATAGAGGATACACTATCTGGGGAGGGCTTGCAATGGGGCAAGACGTACTGGTAACCGTTAAAGGTTACCCGCCGGGATGCGGACAGCCCGCCGGGAAACCATTGAAGTGGTATCGCCGGGTACCTACTACTGCAAAAACAACAACCTACTACTTATTTTACCGGGAAACCAGCCCTCACAGGGCATGGATGATACCACCACCCCCATTTAAAAGTGACGGCCGGACAGTCACCGTCATAAGAAACGGCAGCGTCAGCATGCGGCAGGTGTTTGAACCGGGCCAAAGCCACCGTTCTGTTTACCAAACCGGCTTCAGCAGCATGGAAACAGTAATCTGTCCCTGGCAGATTGAGGTTGACTTGACAGAGCATGGGGGAAGTATTAAGCTAGAATATGAGTTGGTCTTGGCCGGTGTGCCGGCAGGCACCAATAGCTTGGAAATTACGGTAAAAAAATTATTGCCGGCGAGCAAATCATAGGGCTGTGGGTGCGTTGACCGGAGCTAAAGGGGATTATAAAGCACAATTAATGTTTGTCAACACTCTGGTCCGGCTGACCGCCGGCTGCACGGGCGACATCAAGAGCATCTGACAAACAGGTTAAAGATAGGAGGAATTCCCCCTTGCAAGGATTAGTTGAACAAATGAAGGAGCGTTTGGCGGCCGCTCTGCAAAAGGCGGTTGCCGGTGCGACAGACAAGGGTTTGCTGAACCCGGTGGCGGTTCCCGATATTGTTATTGAAGTTCCCCGGGAAAAGGGGCACGGGGATTTTGCCACCAATTTAGCCATGCAGTTGGCCCGGCCGGCCCGGCTGGCGCCCAGAAAAATTGCCGAAGCGGTGGTGGAAAACCTGGACCTGGCGGATACTCCTGTGGAGCGTGTGGAGATTGCCGGCCCGGGCTTTATTAATTTTTACCTGCAGCCGTCCTGGGTGTACGGTGTAATACCCATGATCATCGAGCAGGACAGGAACTACGGCCGGCTGGAGATCGGCGAGGGCCGCCGGGTGCAGGTGGAATTTGTCAGCGCCAACCCCACCGGCCTGCTGCATATGGGCAATGCCCGGGGGGCCGCCCTGGGTGACAGCCTGGCTGCCGTCCTGGATTTTGCCGGCTACCGGGTGAGCCGGGAGTATTACATTAACGATGCCGGCAACCAGATTGAAAACTTCGGCCGTTCCCTGGAGGT is a window of Desulforamulus hydrothermalis Lam5 = DSM 18033 DNA encoding:
- a CDS encoding DUF1934 domain-containing protein encodes the protein MGQDVLVTVKGYPPGCGQPAGKPLKWYRRVPTTAKTTTYYLFYRETSPHRAWMIPPPPFKSDGRTVTVIRNGSVSMRQVFEPGQSHRSVYQTGFSSMETVICPWQIEVDLTEHGGSIKLEYELVLAGVPAGTNSLEITVKKLLPASKS